ATCAAACCGGAACGCAACATGGGATGATCACTCATCTTAAACACTGGTTCTGTATGACTCCTGACCACTGACTCTTGACTATTATTTTTGGGGTCAGGAAAAAAATACCCGTGTGTAGCGATATGCAAGATTCTAGGAGAAGCTGAATTATTTACACCAATCTGTTTGAATGCCTCCTCCGTTGCGGTGGATCCCTTTTTTAAGGTTGTATTCATACCCGCAGTCTGCAAAATCTTTTCAATCGAATTCACTTCCTGTTCTGTGCCGACAAGGTAATTCCAAGTGCCCCCTCTCAGTGTAGAATCAACCAATGCGAAATATAGTTCGCCTCTGAATTGTGAAGTTTGAAAGAGTTCAGTATTCTGGGAGGCGCTGTCTTTTTCAAACTGTATTCCACCAAATAATATAACGTCGTTATTGGCAATTTTTATTTGAGTGCGAATGACCAACTGTCGGGTGCTGCCCATTTCAACCAGTTCGAAACGGTCTGACAACGTTTTGCCGTCGGCTGTCGGGATAGCGCTGAAATTCAGACGATGCAAAATTCCTGAAGGGGAGAAGTAGATTTTTTTGACACCATTCAGTTGCGTTTCCAGCGGTTTCCAGAGCAGGTCGTACATCTTGGAGAGGTTATACGCGTGAAGGGGTTTCACACCTCGACTGGCATACAAGTTCGGAACAGTAGCTGAATTGTCATTCGCTGTGCTACGCTGAAGCAGCCTGGCGACCTCCTTTTCCTCAAAGAGGGCCACGAAAACAGGTTGGCTAGCGCCCGGCTGGAGTAGCAGGGCAGCATACATGATACTGTCAGTCAAACTATTGCGATGATAGCGGAACCTTACGAACTCCACAACTGCCTCGTTTGATTTGAGTTTCTGCCGGACTTCATGCCAACGCACATGCTTTTTTTGCTCAGAATAGCCGGTAGCAATGCTGGAAAGTGCTTTTTCAAGTGTATTTGCTTTTTGTGTCAATTTGGCAACAAATTGGCTGTCAGCCTCTTCGATTGGTTTTGACAACTGCGCTGCGAGCATCCGCTTACAATTTCGCAGTTCAAGGTAAGTATTTTGGGCCAAGGAATCTGACAAAGCTTTCCGTTTGATCCGATCGGATGAATGCAACAAAATTCCTTTGTAAAACAGACTGTTATCGAAGCATGCGGACTGAATCCGCTTTCCACCATGTCGAAACGCGAAAGACAGTATCAGATCGTTGTGAATAACATACAAATCGATATATTTTCCCAGTTCCTGTTCTGAAAGATAGGTCAGTGCATTTTCCGCCAATAATTTATTGATATCGGAAAGTTCGGCATAAAGTGAGTCCGCCAGCTCTGTTTGTCCTGTCTGTGTATAAAGGTTCGCAATATATTGTAACGTCGTGGAATAATTGGATGAGATCCTGCCCTGTGTCGTTTCAAATATGCGCAACGAGGTCAAAAAGCCAGTTTCAGCACGCTGAAAATCTTCTGTTGATTGATAAAGAAGTGACAAGTTGCACAGCGTTAAAGCATAATGGGGATGATTTTTTCCATGAACCGCTTCATTGATTTTCAGCGACTCTAATAACAGGGGCAACGCCTCGTCGAAATTCTCACGGTATGTGTACAGATTAGCTAGGTTTTCTAAAGTGCTGGCATAATCCGATTGATCTTTGCCGGCGTTTTTTTCCAGAATTGCCAAAACCTGTGTATAGAGCAGCACGGCGGTATCGAGTTCATTACGGGCATAATAGGCAATATTTGCCAGGACATTCAAGGATTTCACATAGTCAGATGTTTCGGTCAACTCATTCCTGCGGTAGAATGCCGCTACCTGCTGAATATTGTGCCAAGCGTTTTCATAATTCCCCATATAAAAATACATCAATCCAAGGTCGTACAGATTGGAAACATATTGTACATGGTCCCTACCCAAGGTACTTTCCCTGATTTGAAGTGTTTGCAAAAAAAGAGGTTCAGCTTTTTTATAGTCGGCCATGTTGGCGTACACGTTTGCGAGCCTATACAGCGCGTTTGCATATTCAGGAAGATTTGTCTTGTTATTGTTCTCGAGTATGCCTTTCAACTCAAGATAATATTGTTCTGATATAGTGTACTGTCCGGTTTTGTTATAAAGCAAACCTAAGTTTATCAGGCTGCCCTGATAGTCTGGATGCAGACTGTCCAAAAATACTCTTCGATGTTCCATCGCCTCTAGCAACAGCGGTTCTGCAGCAAGTAGTTTTCCTATTTTAAGGTAAAACAAACCCAGATTATTCAGGCTGACACTGTACCTCGGATGATTCGCTCCAAGTGTAATGCGCCGTAATTCAAGGGATTCCCTGTAATACTGCTCTGCTTTCAGATTTTGTCCCATGTCTTCATACAGGATTGCCAGATTGGCTAGTGTCATAGAAAAATCAGGGTGCAACCTCCCCAACACTTTTTCCCTGATCACTTTTGATTCAAGATACCCTTTTTCTGCTTCTTGATAATCTCCTTTCGCATAAGAAATCCTTCCATGATTGTAGCCAGTGCTTCCATACGCTGCGGACTCCTTACCAAGTTTTTCGAGGGCGATTATTTCAGCAGCTGCATTGACCTCAAGGGCTTTGTCGAAGTCCCGTTTGGACGTGAGGTCACGCGAGAACTTGATTAGGCTATCAACTTGTTTGATCGCAATCGAATCAACCGTTTGGGCAGAAACACAAGTTAAGGTTGATACCAGTAAAAATAGAAAAGCGTATTTCATAAAGCGTGGTAATTAGTTTGTAAAAATAATTTTTTTAAAAAAACTACAACCCTAAAATGAATATAGACTGAATCAAGTATGAGGTTGGTTTCTTTGTGTTTATTCGACCAACACAAATGCTGACGAAGCCTAGCTTGTCAGCATGCCGACCAAATGCGTTAGCACCCGACAAAAATACAGATTGAGAATGAGAGCGGAGAATGAGGAAATAAGAAAAAAAATATTATTCTAACATTATAAATTTCGTCAAAAATATTGAACAAGAAATGATGTTAAAACATAAATCAAAATTCTTCAATTGCAGGCCTCAAAGCAAACCTAGAATAGGTCGCCTCATGAAACAAAACGTTAAATTCTCAAAATTCAATTAGAATACACTACTAATTTATAATTTTAGCTTTTCATATCTTATACCCAGCTTAAATTTAATAAATATGTATTCTACCAAACATTTTCTGATTTCTACTTGTATCTTGTTTTCTTTAGGATTTTATTCTACAAACCTGGAAGCACAATCATTAAAGCTTCCAGACAGCGGCTCAAATTACAAATGCCAAACAGGAAGAACCATCGGATTAACAGATATTGAAATTCGCTGGAACGCCCCCGGAGTAAAAGGTCGCGAAGGTAAAATCTGGGGCGATTTGGTTTATTTCGGTTTCACTACTTTGGGTTATGGATCGAATGTTGAATCTCCTTGGAGAGCAGGTGCTGATGAGAATACTACTATTTCATTTTCGACAGATGTTAAGATCAATGGTAAAAATTTAGCTGCCGGGAAATATGGATTTTTTATTGCCGTTTATCAGGACTCCTGCATACTTATTTTTAATAAAAACGCTGAAGCCTGGGGTAGCTATTTTTATAATAAGGATTTGGATGTTCTTAGAGTAAGCACCCGCCAGGTAAAAGCCATCGCAAAAAGTACTGAACGATTAGATTTTATATTCAATAATCAAACTTCCAATTCAGTCGATATTAGCTTGCAATGGGAATATTGGCAGATCCCATTTAAGGTAGAGATCGATTTAACAAAAACTACATTAGCTTCCATCAGAACTCAACTCAGTGGTGCCTTGGGATTTGATCCTCCCAGCCTGGAAGCAGGTGCCAATTGGTGTTTAACGAACAATATTAATTTTGAAGAAGCCTTAAATTGGATAAACTCGGCAACGAACCCAAATTTAGGCGGTTCCAGAACGTTTAAAGCCCTTTCCACCCATGCCGGATTACTCAACAAAACGGGTCGGCAAATTGAATCAGAAAAATGATGGCAGAAGCTGTCGAAATAGGTGGCGCTATTGAATTGCATCAATACGGCAGACAATTGATCACTCAGAAAAAATATCCCGAGGCCATGGTCATCTTTGAAAAGAATTATAACAAACATTATGGTTCCTGGCCTACCAATGTTGGTATGATGCGCGGATATTCCGCAATGGGCAATTTGAAAAAAGCGCTGGAATACGCCAAAATAGCACTTTCTCAAGCACCGACGTCCGAAGATAAAAAAAATATGGAGGGACTGCTTAAAACACTAGAATTGGGGAAGTTGTTGGAGCAATAACACTTGTTAGTTTACGATTAAAATCGCTTGTTTATTTTGAATGTAGTGATATGATGAAAATTCATTTTCCTAAATCAATTTGAATTAAATTTTAAAGATTATTGTTTGCAATTTTAGTAGAATGCATTCATTACTGCACATTTATGAATGAATTTAAATGAGGTAAGGTATCAACGCTTTCCTTTTAATTGGATAAGCTCTAAAATTTTCCAAATACCACCGATGATGCCGCATCGCCCTGGGCACGAGGTTGGCCAAAGTCCAAACAGCAAAACTCAATGCCGGCAGATTCCAGGCCATCACCGCAAATCCAATCCATTCTATGATTTCACCTAATAAATTTGGCGAAGAGACGAATTCAAATAAAAATCCACGGGGTATATGATATCCGGTATCGCCGCCCTTCCTGAGTTGAATAAGTATATCATCTGATTTCCAATTGATCCACATACCTAATAAAAAAATTGGCAGGCCCATAAGAAAGTGAGTACTTGAAAGCCAACTTGCTGTGTACATATCTCCAGCTGCAGCTTCAGCAAGAAAATTTCCATTTAAGCCCGCATTGACCACATTAAAGAAGATGGCGCTGCATACAATCAATAACGGCATTTTTTTGGGTGTAGTTTTTATTCGCAATGGGTAAACAATTGTCCGGTTGAAGTAATGTACTATCCACAATAAAAACAAAATCCATACATAACTATCTGTTCCCTGAATCGCTGTATAAAAAAAATAACACATGATCATCAGCGAAGGCAACTCCATGATAAACCAGCCCCATTTATTGCTTATTGAAGTGCCCCACTTTTCATGCGTATGACGTCCAAAAGGGGCCGTCACGAATTGTAAACTAACATATGTTAGTAAGGCCACAGCGATCCAAATATAGCTCAGGGTGTTCATGGAATCAAGATGCATATGTATTTCAAAATTATTTTATTACCCCCTTATCTTTAAGTAATTACAACTCAGAAACGCAATATTAAAGAATTACATCCATTTGCAATCCATTCTATTTAAAAAAAACTGCCGGAGGTACATCCTCCGGCAGTTTAAAATTTATGGCTGTTCAACTATAAATAAACGACGCTATCGGTATATCTCCGATTCCTTAATTTTCAAAAAGTTCTAATAACTCTGCTTTCAATTTGTCCGTTTACTGATACTTTAAGCAGGTAAGTTCCTGGCTCTGCAATCTCGATCTTAAACTTATGGCTACCGGAATCTAATTTTTCTAAATTACTTGAAACTATTGTTCGACCCTGGAAATCCATTATTTCATAAGAAAAAACTGCACTTTCAATGAATTGGATTTTCAAATTTGCAGTTTTCTTAAATGGATTCGGAGCTATTTCTAATTTAAACTTACTTTCCTTAGTTTCTTTGGTCCCTGTTGGGTTTCCCAAAAAATCTTTCCTTGCAACAACGAGTGTAGTACTCCTGTTAAACTGAATATTTCTTCCAGTCGCGTCTTTTTGAGTAAGTTGATTACTTGGTGCGGGTTCCTGAATAGAAATGAACATGTATTTATAATCCGGAGTAAAAGTCATACCTGTAGGTTCAGAGCCGAAAGGTGATTGCATGAAGATCTCCACCTTTGGCGCAGCTTGTGTGTGATCCGGACGAATGACCCAAACATAATTGTTACCACCATCCTGCAACACCCAAAGATTCCCTCTGTCATCAAAGGTCAGATTGTCGTTGCCTTGTGCCCAAGGTTCTGAAACCATTCTGCCGTTTGAATTCATTCGGTAAGATCTGTTTCCAGCAAAAGTTTCAAATGCTGATACAGTATTTCCATCGTCTTTAAATCGATAAACTCTACCAGCGCCCTTTACCGCAAAATAAACTTTTCCATCCAATGGCGAGATCTCAACATCCTCAACTCCAGGAAATACCGTTGCTCCATTTTGAATGGCCCAGGTCTTTACATTATTTTGTTCATCTTTTGTTGTGTTAGGTACCAATAACCACTCTCCTAATGGACTTACTGGTTCGCCTCCTGACATGCCTTGATTCAATTTTAATACATATAATTTTCCGGAAGATAGGTCAGACTCTTTATCTGCTATAAACTTATAAACAGAACCGTCGGATGCATCTTCACCCTGATATGCTGTGCGTTTATCATTTAATACAACCAAGTTTTCATGGCTCATTCTCCCCATCGCCCATAATTTGGCTTTGCCATTTCCATAATCCTTTACCATTCTTGTTACCGGATCAATTTCTACATTCCAGCCCCAGTCAACATATCCATCTGCATTTGCATCCTGATTTGTCGGACTATATATTTCTTCGCAGGTAATAACGGTATTCCAAGGTGTCACAGTTCCACTGCAATTTGTGGCGGTGGATACGACAGGACTAAAATCAACCGGCCCGGATGCATCTACTTGCCAAAGTTTAGAAGTCAGATCGTAGCGTATATCTGCAATGGAAACGCCTCCTGGTACTGTCTCGTGATTGACACTCAGGTATCCTAAAGTACTGGATCCATTAACAGGCACATAACCGGTAAAATCGAAATTTGTTGAGAACGATCCGGTTGTTCCTTTATAACTGTCGAATGCACCAAACAAAACCTGGAAAGTATGACTAGCAGGTACTTCTACAAGTTGATCTTGTGATCTTGCCAGCAAACTCGTAAAACAAGCAATATGTTTGTCGTTAGGATCAGTACATCCCAAATCTGTTGGATTGCTATTATATAAACTGTTGTTGATCTCCAGGTCAAAACTCAAATCTGAAGTTATTGGCCCCCACTGGTGTACTTCTGCCGCAATTTGATTGATTCCATTCTGGAATACAGACTTTGGCACATCAAACACATAATAATACGATTCATCATGACCTGTAATTCGATTTACTGCTTTCGTATTGTAATCCACTGATCCGCTTGGCATATTCGTCCTGAAGACTTCTATTCCGTTTACATAAACGATGGCTCCATCATCAACGCGCAAATTGAATTCTACCTGATTACCTAAGCTGGCTGTATCTGTGATTTCTATTTTTTTCCTAAAATAGGCCGTATTGTATTTGTTATTTGGATCCGGACCAAAGCTCAGTTTTGTGACAATGAAAGGATCTCCAAATCCAAGTGGAGCCGCTCCAAAATCCCAGCTTAGATCATCAAAAGTAATATTTGTCCAATCCCCCATTGGCGAAACTGCTTTGTCGTAATAAGCCCATTCTGATTTTCTTTTTACCGGGTATGGTGTAACAGCTAAAGTAGGTTTGGAAGATTGAAAATATTCAATAAGCAGTTTTGGCGCATCCGGTGCAGATCCATCATATGATTCAGCTTCTTTCAATCCGTTTCCTTTGATAAATAATGAAAGTGCGTTTCCTGAAGTCCAATCATCTTGTGCAAAAATGGAATTCAATAAACCTGCAATATTTGCAGAACGTTGATCATTTCCTTTCTCTCCAATGGTTTTCCAGCTACCATCTGGAATGTTCCATGTTATAGAATCTGCAAATACAGGTCTGCTGCTTAAATTGAACATCACTGCAGCATTAAAAGCTGCCGCGTTGCCTGTATTTTCAGCCCATATCGTTAGGTTTGAGGGATCCGTATTTTTATTGGTATTATCTACTGTAAATTGCAAATAGGCATTTTTAACGAGAGTGCCTTTAGGTAGTTGAACATTTGCAAATCGCATACCTACATATTGAGGATCCATATTACCTGCCGATTCCATACCCAATTCAAGGTCAGAACTACCAACATCCATACTTCCGGGAGTCTTGGTTTGGTTAGGGCCGGGAAGGTATTCTTCAAGATCGTCTTCAACAC
The sequence above is a segment of the Saprospiraceae bacterium genome. Coding sequences within it:
- a CDS encoding CHAT domain-containing protein, whose amino-acid sequence is MKYAFLFLLVSTLTCVSAQTVDSIAIKQVDSLIKFSRDLTSKRDFDKALEVNAAAEIIALEKLGKESAAYGSTGYNHGRISYAKGDYQEAEKGYLESKVIREKVLGRLHPDFSMTLANLAILYEDMGQNLKAEQYYRESLELRRITLGANHPRYSVSLNNLGLFYLKIGKLLAAEPLLLEAMEHRRVFLDSLHPDYQGSLINLGLLYNKTGQYTISEQYYLELKGILENNNKTNLPEYANALYRLANVYANMADYKKAEPLFLQTLQIRESTLGRDHVQYVSNLYDLGLMYFYMGNYENAWHNIQQVAAFYRRNELTETSDYVKSLNVLANIAYYARNELDTAVLLYTQVLAILEKNAGKDQSDYASTLENLANLYTYRENFDEALPLLLESLKINEAVHGKNHPHYALTLCNLSLLYQSTEDFQRAETGFLTSLRIFETTQGRISSNYSTTLQYIANLYTQTGQTELADSLYAELSDINKLLAENALTYLSEQELGKYIDLYVIHNDLILSFAFRHGGKRIQSACFDNSLFYKGILLHSSDRIKRKALSDSLAQNTYLELRNCKRMLAAQLSKPIEEADSQFVAKLTQKANTLEKALSSIATGYSEQKKHVRWHEVRQKLKSNEAVVEFVRFRYHRNSLTDSIMYAALLLQPGASQPVFVALFEEKEVARLLQRSTANDNSATVPNLYASRGVKPLHAYNLSKMYDLLWKPLETQLNGVKKIYFSPSGILHRLNFSAIPTADGKTLSDRFELVEMGSTRQLVIRTQIKIANNDVILFGGIQFEKDSASQNTELFQTSQFRGELYFALVDSTLRGGTWNYLVGTEQEVNSIEKILQTAGMNTTLKKGSTATEEAFKQIGVNNSASPRILHIATHGYFFPDPKNNSQESVVRSHTEPVFKMSDHPMLRSGLIMAGGNAAWQGKQTLEGREDGILTAYEISQMNLSNTELVVLSACETGLGDIQGNEGVYGLQRAFKIAGAKYLIMSLWQVPDKQTSLLMTTFYKKWLENKMTIPDAFHAAQKELREIGLDPYQWAGFVLVE
- a CDS encoding DUF2911 domain-containing protein codes for the protein MYSTKHFLISTCILFSLGFYSTNLEAQSLKLPDSGSNYKCQTGRTIGLTDIEIRWNAPGVKGREGKIWGDLVYFGFTTLGYGSNVESPWRAGADENTTISFSTDVKINGKNLAAGKYGFFIAVYQDSCILIFNKNAEAWGSYFYNKDLDVLRVSTRQVKAIAKSTERLDFIFNNQTSNSVDISLQWEYWQIPFKVEIDLTKTTLASIRTQLSGALGFDPPSLEAGANWCLTNNINFEEALNWINSATNPNLGGSRTFKALSTHAGLLNKTGRQIESEK
- a CDS encoding DUF839 domain-containing protein — its product is MQRTLLILSLALMGINIFSQQSISVRIANIEDDLEEYLAGANQTKTPGNMDLGSSDLELGMESAGNMDPQYIGLRFLNIAIPAGSLITKAYLQFTVDNTNKNTDPCNLSIHAERSLNAAAFNSAEAFNLSKRPTFGDSVLWNIRSGSWATIGEKSTDQRSVDISKLIQEIVNQNGWNSGNAAAIFIKGSGLREAESFDGSAPDAPLLYIEFIPVQTFSQRINTAEDDIEEYLPGANQTKTPGSMDLGSSDLELGMESAGNMDPQYVGMRFNGIQIPKGSLIQSAYLQFTVDNTNKNTDPSNLSIWAENSPNAAAFNSADPFNLTKRPVFSDSVVWNIPDGSWKTIGEKGLDQQSSNIAQLIQNIVNQDSWAANNSLALFIKGNSLKEAESYDGSAADAPLLVIQYIALGNYSTSIQSVEDDLEEYLPGPNQTKTPGSMDVGSSDLELGMESAGNMDPQYVGMRFANVQLPKGTLVKNAYLQFTVDNTNKNTDPSNLTIWAENTGNAAAFNAAVMFNLSSRPVFADSITWNIPDGSWKTIGEKGNDQRSANIAGLLNSIFAQDDWTSGNALSLFIKGNGLKEAESYDGSAPDAPKLLIEYFQSSKPTLAVTPYPVKRKSEWAYYDKAVSPMGDWTNITFDDLSWDFGAAPLGFGDPFIVTKLSFGPDPNNKYNTAYFRKKIEITDTASLGNQVEFNLRVDDGAIVYVNGIEVFRTNMPSGSVDYNTKAVNRITGHDESYYYVFDVPKSVFQNGINQIAAEVHQWGPITSDLSFDLEINNSLYNSNPTDLGCTDPNDKHIACFTSLLARSQDQLVEVPASHTFQVLFGAFDSYKGTTGSFSTNFDFTGYVPVNGSSTLGYLSVNHETVPGGVSIADIRYDLTSKLWQVDASGPVDFSPVVSTATNCSGTVTPWNTVITCEEIYSPTNQDANADGYVDWGWNVEIDPVTRMVKDYGNGKAKLWAMGRMSHENLVVLNDKRTAYQGEDASDGSVYKFIADKESDLSSGKLYVLKLNQGMSGGEPVSPLGEWLLVPNTTKDEQNNVKTWAIQNGATVFPGVEDVEISPLDGKVYFAVKGAGRVYRFKDDGNTVSAFETFAGNRSYRMNSNGRMVSEPWAQGNDNLTFDDRGNLWVLQDGGNNYVWVIRPDHTQAAPKVEIFMQSPFGSEPTGMTFTPDYKYMFISIQEPAPSNQLTQKDATGRNIQFNRSTTLVVARKDFLGNPTGTKETKESKFKLEIAPNPFKKTANLKIQFIESAVFSYEIMDFQGRTIVSSNLEKLDSGSHKFKIEIAEPGTYLLKVSVNGQIESRVIRTF